In the Podospora pseudocomata strain CBS 415.72m chromosome 5, whole genome shotgun sequence genome, one interval contains:
- a CDS encoding hypothetical protein (EggNog:ENOG503P2YI) — protein MRTIHGLLLALASLAVLVMAEGNVLFPYMYGLNYTEYDEAKKLGLTRTPKAYACKSEDEWNKMTTADFAKYKSIIVPDCLCNTSLDTIKFLDNTKKVWSPAVTGNMVLIGTDPSYHSKWYKLAGASAMIRDSISLASTGKNGTGMYFSLSCYYQSNAAPTTIEALSEIGVFKVRGNLTCLNKVHIVATDDSMTSLTDEMASNWNCSAHEVFAEYPTEGNGAFEPLAIALNTTGLGQRTFADGTHGTPYIIARGATPLGCGNNVTEAEYNEECDYGKAVNGMPDSLCSSSCKCLFGMISPGLCRENTTSSSSTSISSSSTTFHNTSSIALSTGSPTNTSLPTSMLYTNTSSPQTKTRKPPVTITVWPSRPPWVSSSSQAPTPSTASSNTTRSDPDTPTVIVTASWPPSPSSDVPTDAEPGTVIITASNDPGSGSPSFTTSTPPAPSSSPSNSDDSSGSPETVVVTASNNATESEPGTVTVLPPSETPTGSMGGTSSVSYPTVTVTAGGPDSGGQVSSSASGSDTPPVTVTATAEVPGVPADGQIPTLSDTTSYPPGTDEPSWSLTTTTGSEPQVTLTVRPSEESGSGGASGSETGTMGGSSSLGLDSSMTASGTMSGSGKPTVTVYPSGQISGGGDGNGPGASSAPGVSSTPGLSSAPGSSSSGGDVSGTASGKSQSTVTVYPSGQSSGAGDGDSPGVSPAPTTALSSSRSTVTVYPSGQSSGGGGAGNGPSASSASESASGPSRSTVTVYPSGSSSGGGDSGNGPGISETRSTKTMTVGESSVTAPGAPDSSSSTNRGLGSTSYISGSLTNTATGGGGMGTASGTSAVSSETGASDPLSGSSTGGTGSATGSATGSPGTSGSGGPASSDSATGGASGSGTPGSPSSSGSPSSSTPSNPPSLTGSITTSTLSATPSTQSSNVSTSGTASAPSSNQPSGSSSETSYSPGDTSATSNQGGTTTSTQTTSNSGSLSGSNIPLPTSDCDSLSHSPSPSPTSQCDTWIGIEIIHIIEIVEICPSGSTVTETKTEHLSTLTRSICATPTPSQPCYPCIFGTPSASDDNFTVTVTSCPANPKTTVTVTAQMCSTCTVTTWVGTVPGHTPGGECHGCLPHASSTVTETAAVETATEVVTLGSVVSDPAATSSSAIGGGGGGGGEGYGPPPPASVPRPVATASSVPAGGYGPPPLPDVPVDGPTASDYAPYKPSSTSSVVTAAGVGRRGHSAVTGVLAGLLGAVMVM, from the exons ATGCGCACCATTCACGGTCTTTTGTTGGCGCTGGCCAGCTTGGCAGTCCTTGTGATGGCCGAGGGAAACGTTCTTTTCCCGTACATGTACGGGCTGAACTATACCGAGTACGACGAGGCAAAGAAGCTCGGTCTAACGCGTAC TCCGAAAGCGTATGCCTGCAAGTCGGAAGACGAATGGAACAAGATGACCACGGCCGACTTTGCCAAGTACAAGTCTATTATTGTCCCGGACTGCCTTTGCAACACGAGCCTGGACACGATCAAGTTCCTGGACAATACCAAGAAGGTCTGGTCGCCTGCCGTCACGGGCAACATGGTGCTCATCGGGACGGACCCCTCTTACCATTCCAAGTGGTACAAGCTCGCCGGTGCGTCGGCTATGATCCGGGATTCCATCAGCCTTGCTTCCACGGGCAAGAACGGCACCGGCATGTACTTTTCGCTTTCATGCTACTACCAGAGCAACGCAGCTCCGACCACCATCGAGGCTCTGTCGGAGATAGGGGTCTTTAAAGTCCGGGGCAACTTGACATGTCTGAACAAGGTGCACATCGTCGCCACGGACGATTCGATGACGTCCCTTACCGATGAGATGGCGAGCAACTGGAACTGCAGTGCTCACGAGGTGTTTGCAGAGTACCCTACCGAAGGGAATGGCGCTTTTGAGCCCTTGGCGATCGCGCTCAACACGACTGGCCTAGGGCAGCGGACCTTTGCAGACGGCACGCATGGAACACCGTACATCATTGCTCGCGGCGCAACACCACTTGGCTGCGGCAACAATGTCACAGAGGCAGAGTACAACGAGGAGTGTGATTATGGCAAGGCCGTCAACGGGATGCCAGATAGCCTCTGCTCGTCATCTTGCAAATGCCTGTTTGGGATGATATCGCCTGGTTTGTGTCGCGAAAACACCACGTCTAGTTCATCGACGTCGATatcgagcagcagcaccaccttCCACAACACCAG CTCCATTGCCCTGAGCACCGGTtcacccaccaacaccagcctcCCCACTAGCATGCTctacaccaacacctcctccccgcaaaCCAAAACCAGAAAACCACCCGTGACCATCACAGTCTGGCCTTCTAGACCCCCATGGGTTTCTTCCTCAAGCCAAGCCCCAACTCCAAGCACTGCATcgtccaacaccaccaggaGTGACCCCGATACGCCAACCGTCATCGTTACCGCCTCCTggcccccatcaccaagctcgGATGTCCCCACGGACGCGGAGCCGGGCAcggtcatcatcaccgcctctAACGATCCCGGCTCAGGGTCACCGTCATTTACCACCTCGACACCACCCGCCCCATCCAGCTCACCGAGCAACTCTGATGACTCCAGTGGCTCCCCAGAGACAGTTGTCGTCACCGCCTCGAATAACGCCACTGAATCTGAACCTGGGACGGTGACGGTTTTGCCTCCCTCGGAAACACCAACAGGGTCGATGGGAGGCACATCATCTGTCTCTTACCCAACAGTAACAGTAACAGCCGGCGGTCCGGACAGTGGGGGGCAagtctcctcctcagcttcgGGCTCTGATACCCCCCCCGTGACGGTCACGGCTACGGCTGAAGTGCCAGGAGTGCCTGCTGATGGGCAGATTCCGACGCTTTCGGACACGACGTCTTATCCGCCTGGGACTGATGAGCCGAGTTGGTctctgacgacgacgacggggagCGAACCGCAGGTTACATTGACTGTGAGGCCTTCTGAGGAGTCGGGGTCCGGTGGTGCAAGTGGGTCTGAGACGGGGACTATGGGAGGTTCTTCATCACTGGGATTGGATTCATCCATGACTGCTTCCGGAACAATGTCTGGCTCGGGGAAGCCAACCGTGACTGTGTACCCGAGTGGTCAGATTTCtggcgggggagatgggAATGGGCCGGGGGCTAGCTCTGCACCGGGGGTCAGCTCTACACCGGGGCTTAGCTCCGCACCGGGAAGTTCGTCTTCGGGTGGGGATGTATCTGGGACGGCGTCGGGAAAGTCACAGTCGACGGTTACTGTTTATCCCTCTGGTCAGAGTTCTGGCGCTGGGGATGGTGATAGCCCGGGGGTTAGTCCTGCACCAACAACTGCTTTAAGCTCATCTCGATCAACGGTTACCGTCTATCCTTCTGGTCAGTCTTCAGGTGGCGGAGGTGCTGGAAACGGACCAAGTGCCAGTTCGGCATCTGAAAGTGCCTCAGGCCCATCTCGATCAACAGTAACGGTGTATCCTTCTGGTTCGTCCTCGGGCGGAGGAGATTCTGGCAATGGACCGGGTATCAGCGAGACAAGATCTACCAAGACCATGACGGTTGGTGAAAGCTCCGTGACAGCGCCCGGAGCTCCTGATTCTTCGAGCTCGACGAAcagagggttggggagtaCGAGCTACATAAGCGGCAGCCTGACAAACACCGCCACGGGAGGGGGTGGTATGGGGACCGCAAGCGGGACGTCTGCGGTGTCTTCAGAGACGGGTGCTTCCGATCCTTTGAGTGGGAGCTCGACTGGCGGCACTGGGTCGGCAACCGGGTCGGCAACTGGGTCTCCCGGAACTTCTGGCTCTGGTGGTCCTGCCTCATCTGACTCGGCTACAGGCGGTGCCTCTGGCTCTGGCACCCCGGGTTCACCAAGCTCTTCCGGTtcaccaagctcctccactccatcaaacccccccaGTCTAACAGGTTCAATCACGACATCGACACTATCCGCCACACCCAGCACCCAGTCCAGCAACGTTTCCACCTCTGGAACAGCCTCagccccatcatcaaaccaACCCTCTGGTTCCAGCTCAGAAACCTCATATTCTCCCGGAGAcacctccgccacctccaaccaaggaggcaccaccaccagcacacaAACAACATCCAACTCAGGCAGCCTATCCGGGTCAAACATACCTCTTCCCACATCAGACTGcgactccctctcccactccccctccccctccccaacatcacaaTGCGACACCTGGATCGGAATAGAAATAATCCACATCATCGAAATAGTCGAAATCTGCCCCTCCGGCTCAACAG TGACGGAAACAAAAACAGaacacctctccaccctcacccgcTCCATCTGCgccacaccaaccccctcccaaccatgCTACCCCTGCATCTTCGGCACACCCTCCGCTTCAGACGACAACTTCACCGTGACGGTGACGTCCTGCCCGGCGAACCCAAAGACTACGGTCACGGTCACGGCGCAGATGTGTAGCACTTGTACTGTGACTACGTGGGTGGGGACCGTGCCGGGGCATACTCCTGGGGGGGAGTGTCACGGCTGCTTGCCACATGCTAGTTCGACGGTGACGGAGACGGCTGCTGTCGAGACTGCTACCGAGGTGGTGACGCTGGGAAGTGTGGTGTCTGACCCAGCTGCTACCAGTTCTTCTGCtatcggtggtggtggtggtggtggtggagagggttaCGGTCCGCCACCCCCGGCATCAGTCCCTCGCCCGGTGGCCACCGCCAGCTCTGTCCCTGCTGGTGGTTACGGTCCTCCCCCGCTGCCGGATGTTCCTGTTGATGGGCCGACAGCGAGCGATTATGCCCCGTACAAACCCTCGTCGACCAGCTCTGTGGttactgctgctggggttggAAGGAGGGGCCACAGTGCTGTTACGGGTGTGCTTgctgggctgttgggggCAGTCATGGTCATGTAA
- the THI4 gene encoding thiamine metabolism-related protein (COG:H; EggNog:ENOG503NX5E), whose protein sequence is MLLAPPLCFSRMSPPLTSLDNIQPIKMAPSAVTPPQKPAVLATHPLKSVNLDNKTDVTPTPAIKDDLAALFNNWDSFTFAPIRESTVSRAMTRRYFNDLDTYTESDITIVGAGSAGLSCAYVLGTLRPDLKISILEAGVAPGGGAWLGGQLFSAMVMRKPAHLFLEQVGVPFEDEGDYVVVKHAALFTSTIMSKVLQMPNVKLFNATTVEDLITRQDEETGEVRIAGVVTNWTLVSMHHDDQSCMDPNTINTNVVVSMTGHDGPFGAFSVKRLVSMKQIEELGGMRGLDMGKAEDAIVKRTREIVPGLVVGGMELSEVDGANRMGPTFGAMVLSGLKAAEETLRVFDQRKAQNDAEL, encoded by the exons ATGCTTCTCGCTCCTCCCCTTTGTTTTTCGAGGATGAGCCCCCCCCTAACATCCCTAGATAACATACAACCCATCAAAATGGCCCCCTCCGCCGTCACCCCTCCCCAGAAGCCCGCCGTCCTGGCCACCCACCCTCTGAAGTcggtcaacctcgacaacaaGACCGACGTCACGCCCACCCCGGCCATCAAGGATgacctcgccgccctcttcaacaactgGGACTCGTTCACCTTCGCCCCCATCCGCGAGTCCACCGTCTCCCGCGCCATGACCCGCCGCTACTTCAACGACCTGGACACCTACACCGAatccgacatcaccatcgtcgGCGCCGGCTCGGCCGGTCTCTCGTGCGCCTACGTCCTCGGCACCCTCCGCCCCGACCTCAAGATCTCCATCCTCGAAGCCGGCGTCGCTCCCGGCGGCGGTGCCTGGCTCGGCGGCCAGCTCTTCTCCGCCATGGTCATGCGCAAGCCTGCCCACCTTTTCCTCGAGCAGGTCGGTGTTCCGttcgaggacgagggtgaCTATGTTGTCGTCAAGCACGCCGCGCTcttcaccagcaccatcatGAGCAAGGTCCTTCAGATGCCCAACGTCAAGCTGTTCAACGCGAcgacggtggaggatttgATCACAAGGCAGGACGAGGAGactggggaggtgaggatcGCGGGTGTGGTGACCAACTGGACGCTGGTGAGCATGCATCACGATGATCAGTCCTGCATGGACCCCAACACGATCAACACCAACGTTGTCGTTTCCATGACTGGTCACGACGGGCCGTTTGGCGCTTTTAGCGTCAAGAGACTGGTCAGCATGAAGCAGAtcgaggagctgggcgggatgagggggttggatatGGGCAAGGCTGAGGATGCGATtgtgaagaggacgagggagattgtgcctgggttggtggttggtggtatGGAGCtgagtgaggttgatggggcCAACAGGATGG GCCCTACCTTTGGTGCCATGGTCCTCTCTGGtctcaaggctgccgaggagaCCCTCAGAGTCTTTGACCAGCGCAAGGCCCAGAACGATGCCGAGCTCTAA
- a CDS encoding hypothetical protein (COG:S; EggNog:ENOG503NZ57), producing MRSPHMNHTPTTSLTLPPNNHHLSSPTTATTTTTTSPRNDPPIPISITICGDGGCGKSSITLRLVRSGQPGSWTDDYDPTIEDSYSITRRIDGVTYHLSLTDTAGQEEYRGMWASSNLSSDAFLLVYDITSLDSLHALEYFNDLIDMEAETRMDNAARARKAGVVDLGGLGGEGNKMVPPVKIVAGNKCDLKEGRRVAAQVGLEWARGRGCGFMETSARLEVNIEETFELIVRRVVEGRRLAEMEADELLGGGGRGNEMGNNKRGMTKPLTPLPDRGGEEEGGEKELGKRGVNNIEGDWETRVLEEVEVLVIFFYIFFLIFYFFYIFF from the coding sequence atgCGCTCCCCCCACATGAACcacacccccaccacctccctcaccttaccaccaaacaaccaccacctgtcgtctccaacaacagcaacaactacaacaaccacctccccccgaaatgacccccccatccccatctcgATAACCATctgcggcgacggcggctgcggcaaatcctccatcaccctccgcCTCGTCCGCTCGGGCCAGCCAGGCAGCTGGACAGACGACTACGACCCCACAATCGAAGACTCGTACTCCATCACCCGCCGCATCGACGGCGTCACCTACCACCTCTCCCTGACCGACACGGCAGGGCAGGAAGAATACCGGGGCATGTGGGCCtcttccaacctctcctccgacgccttcctcctcgtctaCGACATCACCAGTCTTGACTCGCTGCACGCGCTAGAGTACTTTAACGATCTGATCGATATGGAAGCGGAAACAAGAATGGACAACgctgcgagggcgaggaaggcgggggtggtggatttgggggggttgggtggggaAGGGAATAAGATGGTGCCGCCGGTGAAGATTGTGGCGGGGAACAAGTGCGatttgaaggaggggaggagggtggcggcgCAGGTTGGGCTGGAGTGGGctagggggagggggtgcggGTTTATGGAGACTAGtgcgaggttggaggttAACATTGAGGAGACGTTTGAGTTGATTGttaggagggtggtggaggggaggaggttggccgagatggaggcgGACGAGTtacttggtggtggtgggagggggaatgaGATGGGGAATAATAAGAGGGGGATGACAAAGCCGTTGACGCCGTTGCCGGAtcgggggggggaggaggaagggggggagaaggagttggggaagaggggggtgaatAATATTGAGGGGGATTGGGAGACCAGGGTTttggaagaggttgaggtgttggtgatttttttttatattttttttttgattttttattttttttatatttttttttga
- the GAD2 gene encoding Glutamate decarboxylase 2 (EggNog:ENOG503NVBV; COG:E) — protein MNGTNGVKKQTLNRASEVEHLVDAVKSLIIPFIQAADDAVPSRAAGELLPNRNGVVRNALVESKRPEELVKELALSLPRVGRGEEGLLQTIQDVLKHSVNTWDQGFMDKLYASTNPVGVISELVLAVLNTNVHVYQVSPALAVIEKHTAKTFASLFGFNGPRAGGVTCQGGSSSNLTSIVIARNTLYPESKLNGNSAASNGPFVLFTSSHGHYSVEKAAVTCGFGSSSVWTVPVDASGRMIPSELRRLVQKSLDQGLTPFYVNATAGTTVLGSYDPFEEISAVCKEFNLWMHIDASWGGPAIFSAAHKHKLAGSHLADSLTVNPHKMLSCPVTCSFLLGPDMSVFHKANTLPAGYLFHSSAPSDVWDLADLTLQCGRRADSLKLALAWIYYGAEGFGRQIEAAFELAAYFAGLLERSGNFVLVSENPPPCLQVCFYYAPGGRLRETGEGNTEVTRGMVERLVRRGYMVDYAPDVSEESRGSFFRVVVNAQTLRGTVEGLVKGLEAVGREVVPQ, from the exons aTGAACGGAACCAACGGGGTCAAGAAGCAGACCCTCAACAGGGCATCCGAGGTGGAACAT CTCGTTGATGCTGTGAAATCCTTAATCATCCCCTTCATTCAGGCCGCCGATGATGCTGTGCCATCCAGGGCTGCCGGGGAACTGCTCCCAAACAGGAACGGTGTCGTCCGCAATGCCCTAGTCGAGTCCAAGAGACCGGAAGAGCTGGTCAAGGAATTGGCCTTGTCTCTCCCTCGAGTAGGCcgtggcgaggagggtctCTTACAGACGATCCAAGATGTCCTCAAGCACAGCGTCAACACCTGGGACCAGGGGTTCATGGACAAGCTGTAtgccagcaccaacccc GTCGGCGTCATCTCCGAGCTcgtcctcgccgtcctcaACACAAAT gTCCACGTCTACCAAGTCTCCCCAGCCCTGGCAGTAATAGAAAAGCACACCGCCAAAAccttcgcctccctcttcggtTTCAACGGTCCCCGCGCCGGCGGCGTAACCTGCCAAggcggctcctcctccaacctcacctccatAGTCATCGCCCGCAACACCCTCTACCCCGAATCCAAACTCAACGGCAactccgccgcctccaacgGCCCCTTTGTCTtattcacctcctcccacggTCACTACTCGGTTGAAAAAGCCGCCGTAACCTGCGGCTTcggctcctcctcagtcTGGACCGTCCCCGTCGACGCCAGCGGCAGGATGATCCCCTCCGAACTCCGCCGCCTCGTCCAAAAGTCCCTCGACCAAGGCCTCACCCCCTTTTACGTCAAcgccaccgccggcaccaccgTCTTGGGGAGCTACGACCCCTTTGAGGAAATCTCGGCCGTCTGCAAGGAGTTCAACCTCTGGATGCACATCGACGCCTCGTGGGGCGGCCCGGCCATCTTTTCCGCCGCTCACAAGCACAAGCTTGCCGGCAGTCACCTTGCCGATTCCCTGACTGTGAACCCGCACAAGATGCTCAGCTGTCCGGTCACGTGCTCGTTTCTGCTGGGGCCGGACATGTCGGTTTTCCACAAAGCAAACACCCTTCCGGCGGGGTACCTCTTTCACAGTTCGGCTCCGTCTGACGTGTGGGACTTGGCGGATTTGACGCTCCAGTGCGGGAGGAGGGCTGATTCGCTCAAGCTGGCGCTGGCGTGGATTTACTACGGggcggaggggtttgggaggcAGATCGAGGCTGCTTTCGAGCTGGCGGCGTATTTTGCCGGGTTGCTGGAACGGAGCGGGAACTTTGTGCTGGTTAGTGAGAACCCGCCGCCGTGCTTGCAGGTTTGTTTTTATTATGCgcctggggggaggttgagggagacgggggaggggaacaCGGAGGTCacgagggggatggtggagaggctggtgaggagggggtacATGGTTGATTACGCGCCGGATGTGAGCGAGGAGAGCAGGGGGAGCTTCTTTAGGGTGGTGGTCAATGCTCAGACGTTgagggggacggtggaggggttggtgaaggggttggaggcggtggggagggaggtggtgcctCAGTAG
- a CDS encoding hypothetical protein (BUSCO:EOG09263ZSC; EggNog:ENOG503NUD2; COG:S), producing MASVEHCLYCFETLAAELQGRKPMTLDQIKKSWAEYISSTTPAAATTTTSEASSSSSEAAVKQSPALRRLAASSSSSTSSSSSSSLSLTSSTPATSLSSSPAPPEGEEVASSSPLFITWNTNHPRHGYILRGCIGTFEPQPLATGLSSYALISALQDSRFHPISLSELPKLQVAVTLLTDFEDAKDKMDWELGKHGIRISFYERGRRYGATYLPDVATEQGWTKEETLVSLMRKAGWSGRGEGWEGVDLKVVRYQGRKEKLEYEGYKEWRDWVEEQQGRE from the coding sequence ATGGCATCAGTCGAACACTGCCTCTACTGCTTCGAAACCCTAGCCGCCGAGCTCCAAGGCCGCAAGCCCATGACCCTCGACCAAATCAAGAAATCATGGGCCGAATACatttcctcaacaacaccagcagcagcaacaacaacaacatccgaggcaagcagcagcagcagcgaagCAGCAGTTAAACAatcccccgccctccgccGGCTGGCagcctcatcttcctcgtccacgtcctcctcctcctcgagctccctctccctaacctcctcaaccccagcaacatccctctcctcctcccctgcgcccccagaaggagaagaggtcgCTTCCAGCAGCCCCCTCTTCATAACCTGGAACACGAACCACCCCCGCCACGGGTACATCCTCCGCGGCTGCATCGGCACATTcgaaccccaacccctcgccACAGGGCTCTCCTCTTACGCGCTGATTTCGGCCCTGCAGGACAGCAGGTTCCATCCGATTTCGCTGTCGGAGCTGCCAAAGCTGCAGGTTGCTGTTACCTTGCTCACGGACTTTGAGGATGCAAAGGACAAAATGGATTGGGAACTGGGGAAGCACGGGATCAGGATCAGTTTTTATGAGCGGGGGAGACGGTACGGGGCTACGTATTTGCCCGACGTGGCTACCGAGCAGGGGTGGACAAAGGAGGAGACGTTGGTCAGCTTGATGAGGAAGGCCGggtggtcggggaggggggaggggtgggagggggtggatttgaAGGTTGTGAGGTATCAGGGGCGgaaggagaagttggagTATGAGGGTTACAAGGAGTGGAGGGATTGGgttgaggagcagcaggGGAGGGAATAG
- a CDS encoding hypothetical protein (EggNog:ENOG503PR5E) — protein MKFIAAVLALATVAFAYPTVNMNAPVKRQNIVTADVSAPAMTDASGNVVPFDATRVDQARRKL, from the exons ATGAAGTTCATCGCTGCCGTCCTTGCTCTGGCCACTGTTGCCTTTGCCTACCCCACCGTCAACATGAATG CCCCGGTCAAGCGTCAAAACATTGTCACCGCCGACGTCTCGGCCCCGGCCATGACCGATGCCTCTGGCAACGTCGTTCCGTTTGACGCCACCAGAGTTGACCAGGCCCGCCGCAAGCTCTAA
- a CDS encoding hypothetical protein (EggNog:ENOG503PD6A) produces MVNKLDLEAFHHDRSRWRRSLLFPSWLLQILILLCLMGVFAYRLAETFEHYSAEKKNGSIPMVEVVWEATNILFNLLSLLLTIHELARFITSRLTPFLLLSTNLVKLVLSLAVLGLDVVAHLRQLDGHYPTIGLSLDCGLLAASLSSFAYAVLKHRESRKYEQYHLTDEVKRAEPGIFMAGAAGGGRITGIVKPYDRDSASYRYDYARTVESEDRRVSWGEGGKEETGHLSSEQHGSVASGRTGVTVREISPSGTGLKREIDRAPSGELGWAAGGQVGSGVSPSSSMTGRSGSVVRNAGVVHMTVPEIHVSRQQSWRMEVIAEEGEDAGRTREGG; encoded by the exons atGGTCAACAAACTCGACCTCGAAGCCTTCCACCACGACCGCTCCCGGTGGCGCCGCTCActccttttcccctcctggctcctccagatcctcatcctcctctgcctcatGGGTGTGTTCGCCTACCGACTCGCAGAAACGTTCGAGCATTACTCGGCCGAGAAAAAGAACGGTTCCATTCCCATGGTAGAAGTAGT ATGGGAAGCAACAaacatcctcttcaacctcctctccctcctcctcacaatCCACGAACTGGCGCGCTTCATCACCTCCcgcctcacccccttcctcctcctctccaccaacctcgtcaaactTGTGCTCTCGCTTGCCGTGTTGGGTCTCGATGTTGTAGCCCATTTGCGACAGCTAGATGGGCATTACCCCACCATCGGGCTCAGTCTTGACTGTGGTCTTCTTGCTGCTTCGTTGTCTTCGTTTGCGTACGCGGTCCTCAAGCACAGGGAGTCGAGAAAATACGAACAATATCACCTCACTGACGAGGTTAAGCGTGCGGAACCGGGGATTTTTATGGCTGGAGCcgcggggggggggaggatcaCAGGGATTGTCAAGCCTTATGACCGGGATAGTGCTAGTTACAGGTATGATTACGCCAGGACGGTGGAGAGTGAGGATCGTCGTGTcagttggggggaggggggcaaGGAGGAA ACCGGTCACCTCAGTTCTGAACAACACGGCTCGGTGGCGTCAGGCAGGACGGGTGTCACAGTCAGAGAGATCTCGCCCAGTGGGACcgggttgaagagggagattgaCAGGGCGCCGAGCGGGGAGCTTGGTTGGGCTGCTGGCGGGCAGGTAGGGAGTGGTGTCAGtccgagcagcagcatgaCCGGGCGAAGTGGCAGCGTGGTGCGCAACGCGGGGGTGGTGCACATGACTGTGCCGGAGATTCATGTTTCTAGGCAGcagagttggaggatggaggtgattgctgaggagggggaggatgcagggaggacgagggaggggggataa